In a genomic window of Mycolicibacillus parakoreensis:
- a CDS encoding Rv1893 family protein, producing the protein MAFNPKDALESARDIATHAVEKASDIVENAGDIIRGDVSGGVNGIVENSLDIGSHTIEKVKEMATGRDDDEI; encoded by the coding sequence ATGGCTTTCAACCCCAAAGACGCGCTGGAGTCGGCGCGTGACATCGCCACCCACGCCGTCGAGAAGGCGTCCGACATCGTCGAGAACGCCGGCGACATCATCCGCGGCGACGTCTCCGGCGGCGTGAACGGCATCGTCGAGAACTCGTTGGACATCGGCAGCCACACGATCGAGAAGGTCAAGGAGATGGCGACCGGTCGCGACGACGACGAGATCTGA
- a CDS encoding DUF6188 family protein, translating to MADRTAVGPWIEGCAVDRIAFRDGLVLSLDGYNELVISVPIRLGLPPTRRQPAEVVTVDPRAATAAQRPLFDFAGTQCTGFAFDDDGVLRIEFATGHHIEVIPASGPSWELYCKYHGYAACLGRGRVRVVRHDNLEDD from the coding sequence ATGGCCGATCGGACGGCGGTCGGGCCGTGGATCGAAGGGTGCGCGGTCGATCGGATCGCGTTTCGTGACGGGCTGGTGTTGAGCCTGGACGGGTATAACGAGCTGGTCATCTCGGTGCCGATCCGGTTGGGCCTGCCGCCGACGCGGCGCCAGCCCGCCGAGGTCGTCACCGTCGACCCGCGGGCCGCGACCGCCGCGCAACGCCCGCTGTTCGACTTCGCCGGCACCCAGTGCACCGGTTTCGCCTTCGACGACGACGGTGTCCTGCGCATCGAGTTCGCCACCGGGCATCACATCGAGGTCATCCCCGCCTCGGGGCCGTCGTGGGAGCTGTACTGCAAGTACCACGGCTACGCGGCGTGCTTGGGGCGCGGCCGCGTGCGGGTGGTGCGCCACGACAACCTCGAGGACGACTGA
- a CDS encoding transglycosylase family protein, translating to MAAAGLALSTGSAAADTGGSVNWDSIAQCESGGNWSANTGNGFYGGLQISQATWAAHGGAGSPATASREQQIRVADRILANQGPQAWPTCANHRAGPSARWSAPARTPGSYLVNSVTEIIGLFSPGR from the coding sequence ATGGCCGCCGCGGGGTTGGCGCTGTCGACCGGGTCCGCGGCCGCCGACACCGGCGGCTCGGTCAACTGGGACTCGATCGCGCAGTGCGAATCCGGCGGCAACTGGTCGGCCAACACCGGCAACGGCTTCTACGGGGGCCTGCAGATCAGCCAGGCGACCTGGGCGGCCCACGGCGGCGCCGGGTCGCCGGCCACCGCCAGCCGCGAACAGCAGATCCGGGTCGCCGACCGGATTCTGGCCAACCAGGGCCCGCAAGCCTGGCCCACGTGCGCGAACCACCGGGCCGGGCCGTCTGCGCGCTGGTCGGCGCCGGCGCGCACCCCGGGTTCCTACCTGGTCAACAGCGTCACCGAGATCATCGGGCTGTTCAGCCCCGGGCGGTGA
- a CDS encoding nitronate monooxygenase: MHTPICDELGIEFPIFAFTHCRDVVVAVSKAGGFGVLGAVGFTPEQLEIELNWIDENIGDHPYGVDIVIPNKYEGMDANLSGEELTTMLQSMVPAEHLEFGRKILADHGVPVDDADDNALQLLGWTEATATPQVEIALRHPKMTLIANALGTPPADMIDHIHAAGRKVAALCGSPSQARKHADAGVDIIIAQGGEGGGHCGEVGSIVLWPQVVKEVAPTPVLAAGGIGSGQQIAAALALGTQGAWTGSQWLMVEEAENTPVQQAAYAKASSRDTVRSRSFTGKPCRMLRNEWTEAWETPGNPEPLGMPLQYMVSGMAVKATHKYPNETVDVAFNPVGQVVGQFTKVDKTATVIERWVQEYLEASGRLDELNEAAGA; this comes from the coding sequence ATGCACACTCCCATCTGCGACGAACTCGGCATCGAGTTCCCGATTTTCGCCTTCACCCATTGCCGTGACGTGGTGGTGGCGGTGAGCAAAGCCGGTGGATTCGGGGTGCTCGGGGCGGTCGGGTTCACTCCCGAACAGCTGGAGATCGAGTTGAACTGGATCGACGAGAACATCGGCGATCACCCGTACGGGGTCGACATCGTCATCCCGAACAAGTACGAGGGCATGGACGCCAACCTCTCCGGCGAGGAGCTCACCACGATGCTGCAGTCGATGGTGCCCGCCGAGCATCTGGAATTCGGCCGCAAGATCCTCGCCGACCACGGGGTGCCGGTCGACGACGCCGACGACAACGCCCTGCAGCTGCTCGGGTGGACCGAGGCCACCGCCACCCCGCAGGTCGAGATCGCGTTGCGGCACCCGAAAATGACGCTGATCGCCAATGCGCTCGGTACCCCTCCGGCGGACATGATCGACCACATCCATGCCGCGGGACGCAAGGTCGCCGCGCTCTGCGGGTCCCCGTCGCAGGCACGTAAACACGCCGACGCCGGCGTCGACATCATCATCGCCCAGGGCGGCGAGGGCGGCGGTCACTGCGGTGAGGTCGGCTCGATCGTGTTGTGGCCGCAGGTCGTCAAGGAGGTTGCGCCCACCCCGGTGTTGGCGGCCGGCGGGATCGGCAGCGGCCAGCAGATCGCGGCGGCGTTGGCGCTGGGTACCCAGGGCGCCTGGACCGGATCGCAGTGGCTGATGGTCGAAGAGGCCGAGAACACCCCCGTGCAGCAGGCGGCCTACGCCAAGGCCTCCAGCCGCGATACGGTGCGCAGCCGATCATTCACCGGCAAGCCGTGCCGGATGCTGCGCAACGAGTGGACCGAGGCCTGGGAGACTCCGGGCAATCCGGAGCCGCTGGGCATGCCGCTGCAGTACATGGTCTCGGGAATGGCGGTCAAAGCCACCCACAAATACCCCAACGAGACCGTCGACGTCGCATTCAACCCGGTCGGCCAGGTGGTCGGTCAGTTCACCAAGGTGGACAAGACCGCCACGGTGATCGAACGCTGGGTCCAGGAGTACCTGGAGGCCAGCGGCCGCCTCGACGAACTCAACGAGGCGGCCGGCGCTTAA
- a CDS encoding TetR/AcrR family transcriptional regulator produces MSSPVARESTRRRLSAKQAATVERLGRAALDVLGREGFAGLTIRMVAAEAGVGAATAYTYFSSKEHLVAEVFWRRLAATPVPPCASADPIERVIAVLRHVALLLADDPELAAAVTGALLGKDPDVEHLRLRIGAEIRGRLAAALGAGDEGDRVASLELLYAGALLRAGMGYGSYQQIADQMEKSARLLLR; encoded by the coding sequence ATGTCCAGTCCGGTCGCGCGGGAGTCGACCCGCCGTCGGCTCTCCGCCAAGCAGGCCGCGACCGTGGAACGGCTGGGCCGGGCCGCCCTCGATGTGCTCGGCCGGGAAGGCTTCGCGGGTCTGACGATTCGGATGGTCGCCGCCGAGGCGGGCGTCGGGGCGGCCACCGCCTACACCTATTTCTCCTCCAAGGAACACCTGGTCGCCGAGGTGTTCTGGCGTCGGTTGGCGGCCACGCCGGTGCCGCCGTGCGCCTCTGCCGACCCGATCGAACGGGTGATCGCGGTGTTGCGCCACGTCGCGTTGCTGCTCGCCGACGACCCTGAACTCGCCGCGGCGGTGACCGGTGCACTGCTGGGCAAGGACCCCGACGTCGAGCACCTGCGCCTGCGGATCGGCGCCGAGATCCGCGGCCGACTCGCCGCCGCGCTGGGCGCGGGCGACGAGGGCGACCGGGTCGCCTCGTTGGAGTTGCTGTATGCCGGGGCATTGTTGCGCGCGGGCATGGGATACGGCTCCTACCAACAGATTGCGGACCAAATGGAGAAATCTGCGCGGTTGCTGCTGCGATAA
- a CDS encoding (2Fe-2S)-binding protein has product MYVCLCVGATAQTVSDAVAAGASNSKEVAAMCGAGSDCGRCRCTVRSIIASASDEFAEAVCPPDARLLQVV; this is encoded by the coding sequence ATGTATGTGTGTCTGTGCGTCGGGGCTACCGCCCAGACCGTGTCCGACGCGGTGGCTGCCGGGGCGTCGAACTCCAAGGAGGTCGCGGCGATGTGCGGTGCCGGGTCCGATTGCGGCCGGTGCCGCTGCACGGTGCGCTCGATCATCGCCTCGGCGTCCGACGAGTTCGCCGAGGCCGTCTGCCCGCCCGACGCGCGACTGCTCCAGGTCGTCTGA
- the bfr gene encoding bacterioferritin produces the protein MQGDPDVLRLLNEQLTSELTAINQYFLHSKMQENWGFTEVAGHTRAESFEEMRHAESITDRILLLDGLPNYQRIGSLRIGQTLREQFESDLAIELDVVDRLKPGIVMCREKQDSTSATLLEHILAEEEKHIDYLQTQLELMDKLGEELYLAQCVSRPPS, from the coding sequence ATGCAGGGCGACCCTGACGTATTACGTCTGCTCAACGAACAACTGACCAGCGAACTCACCGCGATCAACCAGTATTTCCTGCATTCGAAGATGCAGGAGAACTGGGGTTTCACCGAGGTGGCCGGCCACACCCGCGCCGAATCCTTCGAGGAGATGCGCCACGCGGAGTCGATCACCGACCGGATTCTGCTGCTCGACGGCCTGCCGAACTACCAACGGATCGGCTCGCTGCGCATCGGCCAGACCCTGCGCGAACAGTTCGAGAGCGACCTGGCGATCGAACTGGACGTGGTCGACCGGCTCAAGCCGGGCATCGTGATGTGCCGGGAGAAACAGGACAGCACCAGTGCCACCCTGCTGGAGCACATTCTGGCCGAGGAGGAGAAGCACATCGACTACCTGCAGACCCAACTGGAGCTGATGGACAAACTCGGCGAAGAGCTCTACCTGGCGCAGTGCGTCTCCCGGCCGCCCTCCTAG
- a CDS encoding CocE/NonD family hydrolase: MGVRHNVAVPMSDGVVLRAEVHYPTDPATGAAAPGPFPVLVCVTPYGKKAPPPAAQLGGGASPYLITRGYIEVLVDVRGTGASDGAFEMFGARQTRDGVELVDWAATLPHASGRVGLFGLSYLGINQLFTAAAVGPDSPLRAIFPVMAATDFYRDAATMGGVPHLWAIRGYAAAYRLLNVINPTLEALTGGGHPRPRSGGWAAVRRRGRTQRGYFGPLAADVRGGGDTAFDGPFWDSMRPSEVLGDIAANGVAVLLTGGWHDAFQRAAPLNYAGLQNAAAGRDVHAPMQPGQPIAERIKLVMGPWYHVSDYGGMHLDALQLRWFDHWLKDDADAALPDAPLTFRPIGSPHWLRAREYPLPEAVPTRLYLSESGRLAETADVETSAATMVFRSRGPVSGRSLEQWSLGLGSFAVGRSGGRIRYDRDNRRLQRGALTYTTAAVPAPVLVAGPIALTLYARASTTEALWVAHLDDVAPDGVSRPLTQGALLGSHRALDPRRSWYLPDGTVLRPHHLSTRAACAPVEPGVLTRYDLEIFPTAAWLRAGHRLRLTVTSFDFPQLVPARPAQRALAGGRYELQQGGAEASYLLVPLVDADTLR, translated from the coding sequence GTGGGGGTGCGCCACAACGTGGCGGTGCCGATGAGCGACGGCGTGGTGTTACGCGCCGAGGTGCACTATCCCACCGACCCGGCGACCGGCGCGGCCGCGCCGGGGCCGTTCCCGGTGCTGGTGTGTGTGACGCCCTACGGCAAGAAGGCGCCGCCGCCGGCCGCGCAACTCGGTGGGGGCGCCAGCCCCTACCTGATCACCCGCGGCTACATCGAGGTGCTCGTCGACGTGCGCGGCACCGGCGCCTCCGACGGTGCCTTCGAGATGTTCGGCGCACGCCAGACCCGCGACGGGGTGGAGCTGGTCGACTGGGCGGCCACGCTGCCGCACGCCAGCGGTCGGGTCGGCCTGTTCGGGCTGTCCTACCTGGGGATCAACCAGCTGTTCACCGCCGCCGCGGTCGGCCCGGACTCGCCGTTGCGGGCGATCTTCCCGGTGATGGCGGCCACCGACTTCTACCGCGACGCCGCCACCATGGGCGGGGTGCCGCACCTGTGGGCGATCCGTGGCTACGCCGCGGCCTACCGGCTGCTCAACGTGATCAACCCCACCCTGGAGGCGCTCACCGGCGGGGGCCATCCCCGCCCGAGGTCGGGAGGCTGGGCGGCGGTGCGCCGGCGCGGCCGCACCCAGCGCGGCTATTTCGGGCCGCTCGCCGCCGACGTCCGCGGCGGGGGAGACACCGCCTTCGACGGACCGTTCTGGGACAGCATGCGCCCGTCGGAGGTGCTCGGCGACATCGCGGCCAACGGGGTGGCGGTGCTGCTCACCGGGGGCTGGCACGACGCCTTCCAACGGGCGGCTCCGCTGAATTACGCGGGGCTGCAGAACGCCGCCGCCGGTCGCGACGTGCACGCGCCGATGCAGCCCGGTCAGCCGATCGCCGAGCGGATCAAGCTGGTGATGGGGCCCTGGTACCACGTCTCTGACTACGGCGGGATGCACCTGGACGCGCTGCAGCTGCGGTGGTTCGATCACTGGCTCAAAGACGACGCGGATGCGGCGCTTCCCGACGCCCCGTTGACGTTTCGGCCGATCGGCAGTCCGCACTGGCTGCGGGCCCGCGAATACCCGCTGCCCGAGGCGGTGCCCACCCGCCTCTACCTGTCGGAGTCGGGCCGGTTGGCCGAGACCGCCGACGTCGAGACCTCGGCGGCCACCATGGTGTTCCGGTCCCGGGGCCCGGTCTCGGGGCGCAGCCTGGAACAGTGGAGCCTCGGCTTGGGAAGTTTCGCGGTCGGCCGCAGCGGTGGGCGGATCCGCTACGACCGCGACAACCGGCGGCTCCAGCGCGGGGCGCTGACCTACACCACCGCCGCGGTGCCGGCGCCGGTGCTGGTCGCCGGGCCGATCGCGTTGACGTTGTATGCGCGGGCCTCCACCACCGAGGCCCTGTGGGTGGCCCATCTCGACGACGTGGCCCCCGACGGGGTCAGCCGTCCGCTGACCCAGGGTGCTCTGCTCGGCTCGCACCGGGCGCTGGACCCGCGGCGGTCCTGGTATCTGCCCGACGGCACGGTGCTGCGGCCCCACCACCTGAGCACCCGTGCGGCCTGCGCACCGGTGGAGCCCGGCGTGCTGACCCGCTACGACCTGGAGATCTTCCCGACGGCGGCCTGGCTGCGCGCCGGGCACCGGCTGCGGCTGACCGTGACCAGTTTCGATTTTCCGCAGCTGGTGCCCGCCCGCCCGGCCCAGCGGGCCCTCGCCGGCGGGCGCTATGAGCTCCAGCAGGGCGGTGCCGAGGCGTCCTATCTGCTGGTCCCGCTCGTCGACGCCGACACGCTGCGGTGA
- a CDS encoding TetR/AcrR family transcriptional regulator, translating into MPRPRRHDLESILDAVEDLTTRSGTAAVTIRALARASGVSNGAIYHAFGSRAAILGHAWLRAAHRFLDIQRSQITAAADADPVESVVVAAEAAAVLAERHPGSAAVLLALDRPDLVAAGVPAALVGELTAVQDRLVEVLADLADRMWRRRDGAAVAVITTCVVDLPTAILLTRGRLTHVAARQQLRAAVRAVAAVGPPDRTRRR; encoded by the coding sequence GTGCCGCGCCCCCGCCGCCACGACCTCGAGTCGATTCTCGACGCCGTCGAGGACCTCACCACCCGTTCCGGGACCGCGGCGGTGACCATCCGCGCGCTCGCGAGGGCCAGCGGGGTCTCCAACGGCGCCATCTACCACGCGTTCGGATCACGCGCGGCGATCCTGGGACACGCCTGGCTGCGGGCGGCCCACCGGTTCCTCGACATCCAACGCAGCCAGATCACCGCAGCCGCCGACGCCGATCCGGTGGAATCGGTCGTGGTCGCGGCCGAGGCGGCCGCCGTGCTCGCCGAGCGGCACCCGGGCTCCGCCGCGGTGCTGCTGGCACTGGATCGGCCCGATCTGGTCGCCGCCGGGGTGCCCGCCGCGTTGGTCGGCGAACTCACCGCCGTGCAGGACCGGCTGGTCGAGGTGCTCGCCGATCTGGCCGACCGGATGTGGCGCCGCCGCGACGGCGCGGCCGTCGCGGTGATCACCACCTGCGTCGTCGACCTGCCGACCGCGATCCTGCTCACCCGGGGGCGGCTGACCCACGTCGCCGCCCGCCAACAGTTGCGCGCCGCCGTCCGGGCGGTGGCCGCGGTCGGACCCCCCGACCGCACCCGACGACGGTGA
- a CDS encoding cytochrome P450 yields MALQSTRAPHAAEPTLPAGFDFTDPDVYAERIPVAELAELRATAPIWWNAQPPDRGFGDGGFWVITKHRDVKDVSRRSDVFSSLVNTALPRYKEGTTGQQREAGRFVLLNMDAPAHTRLRRIISRGFTPRVIERLRGDLTERAQTIAREAAACGSGDFVEQVASELPLQAIAGLLGVPQDDRTKLFDWSNELVGAEDPEFERYDPQTAAAELIGYAMQLARIKQRDPGADIVTTLVEADIDGEKLSDDEFGFFVVLLAVAGNETTRNSITQGMMAFTEHPEQWELFTRERPQTTADEIVRWATPVTSFQRTALEDTELSGVKIKKGQRVVMFYRSANFDEEVFDDPFSFDITRDPNPHVGFGGTGAHYCIGTHLARMTIQLQFEAIADHMPDLLPLSRPDRLRSGWLNGIKHWQVDYRTRR; encoded by the coding sequence ATGGCGTTGCAGTCCACACGGGCACCGCACGCCGCGGAGCCGACACTGCCGGCCGGGTTCGACTTCACCGACCCGGACGTCTACGCCGAGCGCATACCGGTGGCGGAGTTGGCCGAACTGCGGGCCACCGCACCGATCTGGTGGAACGCCCAGCCGCCCGACCGGGGGTTCGGCGACGGTGGATTCTGGGTGATCACCAAACACCGCGACGTCAAGGACGTCTCGCGACGGTCCGACGTGTTCTCCAGCCTGGTCAACACGGCGCTGCCGCGCTACAAGGAGGGCACCACCGGCCAGCAGCGCGAGGCCGGCCGGTTCGTGCTGTTGAACATGGACGCCCCGGCGCACACCCGGCTGCGGCGCATCATCTCCCGCGGGTTCACCCCGCGGGTGATCGAACGGCTGCGCGGCGACCTCACCGAGCGGGCCCAGACGATCGCCCGCGAGGCCGCGGCGTGCGGCTCGGGGGACTTCGTCGAGCAGGTGGCCAGCGAGCTGCCGCTGCAGGCGATCGCCGGGCTGCTCGGTGTGCCGCAGGACGACCGCACGAAACTCTTCGACTGGTCGAACGAACTGGTCGGGGCCGAGGACCCCGAGTTCGAGCGCTACGACCCGCAGACCGCCGCCGCCGAATTGATCGGCTATGCCATGCAGCTGGCCCGGATCAAGCAGCGCGACCCCGGCGCCGACATCGTGACCACCCTGGTGGAGGCCGACATCGACGGCGAGAAGCTCTCCGACGACGAGTTCGGGTTCTTCGTGGTGCTGCTGGCCGTCGCCGGCAACGAGACCACCCGCAACTCGATCACCCAGGGCATGATGGCGTTCACCGAGCACCCCGAGCAGTGGGAGTTGTTCACACGCGAGCGCCCGCAGACCACCGCCGACGAGATCGTGCGGTGGGCCACCCCGGTGACGTCGTTTCAGCGCACCGCGCTCGAGGACACCGAGCTGTCGGGGGTCAAGATCAAAAAGGGCCAGCGGGTGGTGATGTTCTACCGGTCGGCGAACTTCGACGAGGAGGTCTTCGACGACCCGTTCTCGTTCGACATCACCCGCGACCCCAACCCGCACGTCGGGTTCGGCGGCACCGGGGCGCACTACTGCATCGGCACCCACCTGGCGCGCATGACCATCCAGCTGCAATTCGAGGCGATCGCCGACCACATGCCCGACCTGTTGCCGTTGAGCCGGCCCGACCGGCTGCGCTCGGGCTGGCTCAACGGGATCAAACACTGGCAGGTGGACTACCGAACCCGCCGTTGA
- a CDS encoding esterase family protein: MGHVSENKRSWVRRLMISAVTAAALPGLIGLVGGSATAGAFSRPGLPVEYLQVPSASMGHDIKVQFQSGGEGSPGLYLLDGMRAQDDYNGWDINTAAFEWYYESGLSVIMPVGGQSSFYSDWYKPACGNDGCTTYKWETFLTSELPQFLASQYGVSQSTNAAVGLSMAGSSAMTLAIYHPNQFTYAGSLSGYVNPSEGKGWIGLAMGDAGGYEKEDMWGPDDDPAWQRNDPTVNVAKLVANNTRLWVYCGNGTPNELGGDNIPATFLEGNFMIGQNEKFQQAYEAAGGHNAVFDFPNYGTHSWEYWGAQLQEMKPDLQSHLGAA, from the coding sequence ATGGGACACGTCAGCGAAAATAAACGCAGCTGGGTTCGCCGGCTGATGATCAGTGCCGTGACGGCCGCCGCGCTGCCCGGCTTGATCGGATTGGTCGGAGGATCGGCGACTGCGGGGGCGTTCTCCCGGCCCGGTCTCCCGGTGGAGTACCTGCAGGTGCCGTCGGCCTCGATGGGCCACGACATCAAGGTGCAGTTCCAAAGCGGTGGCGAGGGCTCGCCGGGCCTCTACCTGCTCGACGGGATGCGCGCCCAGGACGACTACAACGGCTGGGACATCAACACCGCCGCCTTCGAGTGGTACTACGAATCCGGTCTCTCGGTCATCATGCCGGTCGGTGGGCAGTCCAGCTTCTACTCCGACTGGTACAAGCCGGCCTGCGGTAATGACGGCTGCACCACCTACAAGTGGGAGACCTTCCTCACCAGCGAACTGCCCCAGTTCCTGGCATCGCAGTACGGCGTGAGCCAGAGCACCAACGCCGCGGTCGGCCTCTCGATGGCGGGCTCCTCGGCGATGACGCTGGCGATCTACCACCCGAACCAGTTCACCTACGCCGGTTCGCTGTCGGGCTACGTCAACCCGTCGGAGGGCAAGGGCTGGATCGGTCTGGCCATGGGTGACGCCGGTGGCTACGAGAAGGAAGACATGTGGGGCCCGGACGACGACCCGGCCTGGCAGCGCAACGACCCGACCGTGAACGTGGCCAAGCTGGTCGCCAACAACACGCGCCTCTGGGTGTACTGCGGGAACGGCACGCCCAATGAGTTGGGTGGTGACAACATTCCGGCCACCTTCCTGGAGGGCAACTTCATGATCGGCCAGAACGAGAAGTTCCAGCAGGCCTACGAGGCCGCCGGTGGTCACAACGCGGTGTTCGACTTCCCGAACTACGGCACGCACAGCTGGGAGTACTGGGGTGCTCAGCTTCAGGAGATGAAGCCGGACCTGCAGAGCCACCTCGGCGCTGCCTGA
- a CDS encoding YceI family protein — protein sequence MADPVWTFEGTDGELLVHTDVTGSAAWLGHRLTLAMPDWQASLHWRGGEPAAIRVQVAVASLQVRRGAGGLGPLVGPQKTLLRARALAALRAGEFPEIAYTADRITAQTDGYRLDGTLSLGGRSRRHPIDVAAGDLGDFWAMTARTSISQTAFGMRPPVTLMGLVKVADTVTVSFGATRLKDIPETPGG from the coding sequence ATGGCCGACCCGGTGTGGACCTTCGAGGGGACCGACGGTGAGTTGCTCGTCCACACCGACGTGACCGGCAGCGCCGCGTGGCTCGGGCACCGATTGACCCTCGCGATGCCCGACTGGCAGGCGAGCCTGCACTGGCGCGGCGGTGAGCCCGCCGCGATCCGGGTGCAGGTGGCGGTGGCCTCGCTGCAGGTGCGTCGCGGTGCGGGCGGGCTGGGCCCACTGGTGGGACCGCAGAAGACGCTGCTGCGCGCCCGGGCGCTCGCGGCACTGCGCGCCGGCGAATTCCCCGAGATCGCCTACACCGCTGATCGCATCACCGCACAGACCGACGGTTACCGCCTGGACGGCACTCTGAGCCTGGGCGGCCGGTCGCGCCGTCACCCCATCGACGTGGCCGCCGGCGACCTCGGCGACTTCTGGGCGATGACGGCGCGCACGTCAATCAGCCAGACCGCATTCGGGATGCGGCCCCCGGTGACGCTGATGGGCCTGGTGAAGGTTGCCGACACCGTGACCGTGTCGTTTGGCGCCACCCGACTCAAGGACATCCCCGAGACCCCGGGCGGGTAA
- a CDS encoding SRPBCC family protein: protein MAGMQGAATVHMNATPEAVWNLIADIGNIGRYSPETFEAEWLDGASGPALGARFRGHVKRNGIGPVYWTTCRVTACEPGREFGFAVLAGDRPINTWLYRLHPDGDGVAVTESFRLADSALTAVYYWVFGGWLRRRRNIRDMTRTLERIKAVAEAA from the coding sequence ATGGCAGGAATGCAGGGAGCGGCCACCGTCCACATGAACGCCACCCCGGAGGCGGTCTGGAACCTCATCGCCGATATCGGCAACATCGGGCGGTACTCCCCGGAGACCTTCGAGGCGGAGTGGCTCGACGGGGCGAGCGGCCCGGCGCTGGGCGCGCGGTTCCGCGGGCACGTCAAACGCAACGGCATCGGACCGGTCTACTGGACGACCTGCCGCGTGACCGCCTGCGAGCCGGGGCGCGAGTTCGGTTTCGCCGTGCTCGCCGGGGACCGACCCATCAACACCTGGCTGTACCGGCTGCACCCCGACGGCGACGGCGTGGCGGTCACCGAATCGTTCCGGCTGGCCGACTCCGCGCTCACCGCCGTCTACTACTGGGTGTTCGGCGGTTGGCTCCGTCGCCGCCGCAACATCCGCGACATGACCCGCACCCTCGAGCGCATCAAAGCCGTCGCCGAGGCCGCCTGA
- a CDS encoding enoyl-CoA hydratase-related protein, with the protein MTITLHYEDAVAVLHLGADENRFSPAFLDDLDAHLDEVLAADAAGLVTTAGTKFYTNGLDLAWLRDHGERTGWYVGRVQRLLARMLTLPVPTAAAVGGHAFGAGAMLALAHDFRVMRTDRGFFCLPEVDIRIPFSAGMAALIQAKLTPQAAVMAMTTGHRFGGEQALAAGIVDATAAEGAVTAAAVDRLRPLAGKDQGTLGAIKQTMFAATVTALSG; encoded by the coding sequence ATGACGATCACGCTGCACTACGAGGACGCGGTGGCGGTGCTGCATCTGGGCGCCGACGAGAACCGCTTCTCCCCCGCTTTTCTCGATGACCTCGACGCCCACCTCGACGAGGTTCTGGCGGCCGACGCCGCGGGGCTGGTCACCACCGCCGGCACGAAGTTCTACACCAACGGCCTGGATCTGGCGTGGCTGCGCGATCACGGTGAGCGCACCGGATGGTACGTGGGTCGAGTCCAGCGGTTACTGGCCCGGATGCTCACCCTGCCGGTGCCGACCGCGGCGGCGGTCGGCGGCCATGCCTTCGGTGCCGGGGCGATGCTGGCGCTGGCCCACGACTTCCGGGTGATGCGCACCGACCGCGGCTTCTTCTGCCTGCCCGAGGTCGACATCCGCATTCCGTTCAGTGCCGGAATGGCCGCCCTGATCCAGGCCAAGCTGACCCCGCAGGCCGCCGTTATGGCGATGACCACCGGTCACCGCTTCGGCGGCGAGCAGGCGCTGGCGGCCGGCATCGTCGACGCCACCGCTGCCGAAGGCGCGGTCACCGCCGCCGCCGTCGACCGGCTGCGGCCGCTGGCCGGCAAGGACCAGGGCACCCTGGGGGCGATCAAACAGACCATGTTCGCCGCCACGGTGACCGCGCTGAGCGGGTAA